Sequence from the Phaseolus vulgaris cultivar G19833 unplaced genomic scaffold, P. vulgaris v2.0 scaffold_102, whole genome shotgun sequence genome:
aaagtcttattgagcacccaaaccatcaaatcggttacataaccatgaccaaaaccgtcaaagttacagaggttaatgcccactaagtcagtcaagcagtcaaagatcagaaattctctttcctagtcatcaatgcatatcagtgcagaaaataaacacattcaattacgaataaacagatttaatttttactgctaggcacaattgacatttataatacccaattcattaagcagaaaattaaacctatctttggctaaaggttttgtgaataaatcagcaagttgtaaatcagtaccaatgaacttaatatcacatgttccattagatatgtgttcccttagaaaatgatgcctaatttcaatgtgtttggtttttgaatgcatgacaggatttttggttaagttgattgaacttgtattatcacacagcagaggtatatggttaagtaagataccaaaatcattcaattgttgtcttagccatatagtttgagcacagcaactctctgctgcaatgtattctgcttcagcagtggaaagagctacacaagcctgctttttgcattgccatgagatcaagcttgatccaagcaaatgacaggttccacttgtgctcttcctatcaattttgcaacctgcaaaatctgaatcagaatatccagttaagcttaatgaaatattacctggataccacaagccaacttctttagttccttgtaaatacttcaaaatccttttgacagcattgtagtgtgattctttaggagcagattgaaacattgcacacatgcacactgcaaacgttatatctggcctgctggcagtgagatacagtagtgatcctatgattcctctgtatttggtttcatcaacagaaatcccagcttcatcatgatccaaatgacagcttgttgagaagggtgtgctgattggtttacacttgtccatttcaaatttcttcagcaaatccttgcaatacttagcttgacttaagaaaatgccatccttgagttgtttgacctgcaagcctagaaaatagttcaactcacccatcattgacatttcaaactcactgttcatgactttcacgaaagcttcacacaattctccattgtttgatccaaaaatgatatcatccacatatacttgtactagaattgagtcagctcttttcttcttaatgaacaaggtcttatctgatgtgcctctgtcatagccttgtgaggtgagaaaatcacttagcctctcataccattgcctaggagcttgcttgagtccatagagagccttttggagtttgaacacatatactggatgttgatggtcttcaaaacctggtggttgtgagacaaatacctcttcatttatatagccatttagaaaggcacttttcacatccatttcaaatagcttgaaccctttgatgcaggagaaggcaagcagcagtctaacagcttctaaccgagccactggtgcatatgtctcatcatagtctattccttcttcttgattgtaccctttagctacaagcctagccttgtttctggtgatcactccatgctcatccatcttgtttctaaatacccattttgttccaattacattcatcgcaggtattctaggaacaagagtccagacctcattaagagcaaattgattcagttcctcttgcatagctaaaattcagttgctgtccttgagagcttcattcaaattcttgggttcaacttgagatacaaaggccattgcttcacagaaattgttcaaggattttctagttgacactcctttctcaatgttcccaatgacattatcaagggttaagtctcttggggttttccactcttttggcaaacctgcagctgcagtagattcttgtctAGCATGtatatcagcagtatcaaaatgaatcgattcattttgatttaaaacagatttaaattcattactgtcagggTCATCAGCAGCAGTTTTAGGTATgatatgatcagtttcatcaaaaacaacatgcattgattcttctactataagcaaccttttattgaagactctatatgcatgaccattcaaagcataaccaatgtgcacaccttcatcagatttagcatcaaacttaccaagattttctttgccattattcaatacaaagcatttacacccaaataccctaaggtggcttacactaggttttctgcccttatacagttcatatggggttttcttaagaattggtcttattaaggtcctatttaacacataagctgcagtataaactgcatcagcccaaaaatacttaggaagcttagattcatttaacatagttctagctagttcttctagtgatctatttttcctttcaactagaccattttgttgaggtgtcctaggggctgaaaaggtgtgtgctatcccatgcttctcacagaacctctcaaacttagcattttgaaactctcccccatgatcacttcgaattgattttatgcagcaaccattttcattttgcagaatttttgctaatctcttaaaggcagaataagcatcatgtttatgtgcaagaaatagagtccatgtaaatctagagtaatcatccacaacgaCTAAAGCATACGAATTTctagccaagctagcaactctagatggaccaaataaatccatatgtaacacatccaatggattttttgtagagacaatatcctttaacttgaaagaggatttgatttgtttacctttcacacaagcatcacaaagcctgttgtcctgaaatttaatgttaggtaaaccagaaactaaatctttagatttcaatttattcaagtgatttgtgtgtatgtgagccaacctcctgtgccacaaccaagactcatcacttatggacaacaaacactcatttgaagagttagtttccatgatattcagcagatatatgttattcactctcttaccagtaaacagtaccttactagatgaattacttgatattgtgcagccttttgactcaaaattcactttgtatcctttgtcacagagctgacttatgctgagaagactatgcttaagtccttctacatacagcacattctcaatggttgttaagttccctgttccaacagttcctctgcccaaaatcctccctcggttattatcaccataggttacatgtccttctgctttgagctttaagctggtaaactttgtaagatctccagtcatatgcttggaacagccactgtccaagtaccactggtttttcttgctgcgaatctgcaaaacagaataaaaaatatacaaatggtacccttttcagtatagggtccagcacagattaaaaccttctctttggtagccattttgctaagttcttaggaacaagatgctttctagcaatgcaagacctagatgtatgaccagatttcatgcagtaaaaacaggttacatgagatgcctttttgccactgttaaaagttgaaaaaactgatgttgctggaacaaaaaaacttgaaagctttttgacattggttgtatttccgggggtataaccaagtccattcttattgaaaacagcattctgtgatccaaggagagactcaaggttttctcttcccttggtgaaattggaaagggttttcagcaaatattccacttgtttttccaatcttttgcagttttcacagtttttaatagaggcatgcaagcaagtcagttcaaggcttaccaaatctgttttggccttatgcaattcttcctcaagtgtttttactttaggtgccaacacattatttaccttttgcagcttattacATATTAtagctagcctattggcttcatcatgtgcttccttgaaggcagcaagcaaatcatcatagttatcagaatcagcagaaaaattacttactgaatcagaatttgactcctcatccttcatcatgaagcacaaattgttctcctcatcttctgttgaagaactgctggttgaggatgcttcattttcctcccatgagatgtaggctcttcttcccttgttcctttcaaatttcttgctggctgatttgtcccttgtttgattatctggacaatctgttttgatatgccctgttttgccacatccaaagcaagtatatttagaggaatttgaatcattgggtttaggataccttcttttctgctggttcctatttttgtttttcttcctcaggaatttactgaatctttttgtaagaagactgattgtatcatcattttcagcatcttctttttcttcattgaTCTCATTTagttcagttgctttcagtgcaagacctttgggttttctctctgttgtttcctgctctttaagtcttttaaactctagctcatgctccatcagctttccaaacagtgcagcagttcccaactttgacagatcactgctttcagagatagctgtcacctttggttgccagcttctgtcgaggcacttcaatatctttatgttgagctcctctctgtcaaattcttttcccaagccagtgaggtgattcacaatatgggtgaatcttttctgcacatcagcaatgctctcctcgggttgcattcggaacagctcatattcttggatgagcgcatgtttccttgaccttttcacatcttcagtcCCCTCATGAGtaacttctaagacttcccacatctccttagctgacttacattgaaatatcctgaagaactcatccattgtcaatgcagaggttatgatgttcttggccacaagatcatgttgagccttcctcctttcggtctcattccattctgatcttggctttaccttttcttcatccttgacaacctgcattggcacataaggtccattgaccacagcttcccaaattaatgcatcaatggattccatgaaaattctcattctaactttccaaaatgcataattcattccattgaacataggtggtctattgacagcagaaccctcagcaaaaagcacattaaactcagacattattacaaacaaacttgattaaaatacaagtcctagctcttgataccaattgttgggtttaatagtgccaaagttcaagaggggggtgaattgaccttttaaaactttctcgcagaaacagtgtttaacacagttttacagaaaataaatcgatttatgtgaaaatgaacagatttatttcagcactgtttttgtttgaaaagcttttaattcatcaaggttaatcacaagattatgcagatagaatttccagatgcacacacacagataacaggtttgaaaaacagtgtaacacaaaaacaacaaaccttaattccaattcgtgtgatttaggttcagttaagggcttgacaattagtgagacaatctattacacacaacctgttttattagcctttaacagattatcagtgttcttattgaaaccagacagttttccagaaattaagaacaatgaatcacagaacagcaagcttcaactttaagcaattgtttaaggttcaattaatagttttaacaatttcttgagcaacctatcacagccaatttgttccagtggcttttagcagattttatattttcttatcagattcaaacaactttttcagaaattaagaacagtatgcacagtgcccagaaagaacagatttattttcaattgaacagatttatttcttcgttgttttatcaattatgcagaaatgaaattgcagagagtgagagagaatgaacacaagcagttatactggttcactcaactgagctacatccagtcttcaccaaaaccaggtggaaatcactaaaacacaatacaaccaagtacaattcccactgttcttgaaacctacaagaacttaggtactcttgctgaaaaaaccaaTTTCAACTCACACACACTctccaagaaaacctatcaagaagagtgttcaaccaaacaattacaagaaatgagaagtgaaacgactacacctaattgaggatacaaagatctgccttaaaccagtaggcaagattgctagaacagtagctgcacctcacaccaagcttttggaaccacaccaagaacaagcactttgtgatttttgaaatctttgaagaacaaatgctaatcctttgtaaacacttaattctctgctgtcaaaacttgtttttgcaaatgtatgaattgatcttaaactcagaaacaagtttgtattttatagaaaaccaacttataacagatttttgaaaaacagttaaagttgttataaaatgaacagattgaaaataaaatgaacagatttattttcaaaagcagttagagaatttgttaagtgaggagacttagtaaaccattctggtgctgagataaaactgaaaaacgtttaagcttgacatggcaccagagacaaaaagaatctattcatttacagatgaacagatttatttttcaaaacgaaaacagagaaactttatctatttaaaaactcagtcgttttgaaaagaagaataCTTAGtcaaatacctgatgcacaaaatctaatttttacaagacttagctaaggcatcagtgtaaaaatgaatctgtttatttagaaaagaacagatttatttttatgcaataaacgtgttttttgtaaaacatgtgaaaaacagtttaagaaaacttatgcttgttcttatcacatggccagtggttatgaggtgagatactcagcaaaaagcccactcttagacaacctctaagcactacctaagacacacttaaagcaaagcaaaatacaaatgaaatgtacatataagtcttcatcaaacacaatcttgaaggggcagcaacaatCTTCAACAATATCAATATTTCTTATAGTGTTTGTTTAAATCCAAGTCGCTTGGGTTTTGCTATCACTTTTACTCCTTTAGGTGCCATAACCTCCACTGAGTAGATGGAGTTAGGACTTCCCACATTTTGTAGTCTCTTTCTGAACATTTTTCTCCTCTTACCATCCTTACAAATCACTGATAATGAGAGATAGTTGAGGTTGAAGCCTCTATTCATCTTCATGACTACATTGTAACTCACATTTTTGTGTGTGATGCTGAATATTTCTGACCTTGTATATTCAAGTCTGCAAAGGTGGATGATATAGTCATCTGACCTAATGTCATACATAAGTCCAGGGTTCAATTCTCTTTGTGGATTCACATGTCCAACTCCCATGTCAAAAACTCTTGCTGGTTGGTTTTCATCAAGTATTGGCCTTCCAGTGTGGTTGGTTGACTCGGCTGTTGTCATGATTGTAGGTTTGATGCTGTAGGGGTCCAACTCAGGCGAGCCGAGCGAACGAGCAGCAATTCCACTAACATGAGGGCATGCCATTGAGGTTCCAGACATGACAGAGAAGTAACTCTTCTAGAATCTTCTGGAGGGCCAGTAGGGCCAAGGTTCATGCAACAATGATGTTCACTGCTGGAGCTATAACATCCTGGAGCTATCatataattaatgattaaaattatcaaaGCCATGTGAAAGGTCTCTCAAGCTTGATAGGCTAGCTAGCTAATTAGCTCGATCACTTTTGTTTGGGGATCTTCAAGTTTTTAAGTAATTATGGAATTTGCTATTTTCCATCTTCACATTAGCTTCAAGAAGAATCTACATAACTTCAGCAACCCCACCACTTGACTCTAAACCTTCCATTATAAATGAGACAGCATGAAGCAATAGTACtacttttattcaattaaaaattgcAGAGACTAGGAAAATTCTTTCTGGAACTGGTCCTTAggggagtgagagagagaaagatatGTTCCAAGCCACACACGCTCGGATAGATTAGAAACCAGCAAAAGAGTAGACATAATTGAATAAACTATAATGGTCGATTTTCTATTAACTAATACAACTACTTCTAAGAGATTATCATAGATGACGTAAAGTTTACATGTTTGATACACACTGGTAATAATGATGATCCATACATCCAAGCTAAAGAAGCACAAATGGTTTATTATGTAGTGGATCAATTAGCTAAAGATTGGAGCATTATTAAAGCCATAAGACTTACATGACATGGGAGAAGATAATGATGTCAGTTTTCATGAATGTGAACCATTTGTACAAAACAATTTGCAAACTTTATTTGTAAATGGAGAAGGGAGTATATAGTTAACAAGGtcctatttttaattgaaaatttgtatattatttttgtttaaactaTCATCCTTATTACTTATACATGCATTATATTAGGTAATTATGATTTATTGAATTTATAATTTGACTTGTATAAATGTTATTATTTCAAGAATACCTGAAGATGAAGAAAATATCCATCAAGAGATTATGAGACCCTCAATAACACTTTTGACCAACTCAAGTTCATAGTCAACTTCCATTTGCACTACAATCTACCATAACACCTCAATTTGCATTCGAATTTAGTAAGATGTTTGTACTTCTATTTTAATTTGGCACTCTctttaaaatatcttattttcacATGTATTTGTTTAATTATTATGCAACACCTCATGTGAATTTTCATCCTATAGAGAATATAATAAGAAGCTTCCTCCCCCATGAACACCTCATAGGTTAGTTTCTACTACTAAGACCAATTCTGCACccaaatttgaattaatttgataatacaaataaatttttcCTTGAATCTACATCTTAACCTACACCAAGGTTACAATCTGATGAAGAAGGGGAAGAAAATGTGGGTATTGAGATGCAAACTGAACAATCAAAGCATGTTCATGTAAAAGATCACGACTTGTTGATGTCATTGGTAAGCTTGAATTAATAACATTGCAAACTCacattgtatttgttttttatgttcATCCTTTTAAACTAACAAGAATTTTGACAGATAGTGAAGGCAAAAAAGTTAGAAAACAATTAACAACGAATGATGTCTGGTTTTTATGATGAGAAGATTCTTGTGAACTAGAATAACAAGAACCAACCAGTTGATGATAGTGGAGCATTGTTGAATAGATTTTTAGGTTGTGTTGCAAAAATGTTAATGCATTTCCTATTAGCTATCAAAGTTGGAGGAAGATTCCTAAAGATTACAAAAAGATATACATTAGAAAACCATTCAAGTAATTGCTTTTGAATTTTCTTatgttttaattgatattatattgtaattaatataCTAGGAATGGGACCTTGTTCTTTTCATGTGTTTGGATATACTAGGAATTCTCGCACTCGGATATCTTCAACTACTTCTTCTTATAGAGAATTGGAAAATCAAGTTATTGAACATGCATTTTCTTATGTAAAAATTTGGTATTGTTTACTTTAGATAATCATGCCAAGATTGAAAATGTTGTGTTGAATATTATTGGGTCAACATTAAAAATTGTAGCAAATGTAGTATAATTTTTGTTGATAGattggttatttttttatgagtatggttttctcactctttttcatgataaattgtgttttaatatggGTTCCCTATTATATTAATCCAATTGGAGCAAAGAATTTTGAAACTCAATCAAACATCACTAACACTTTGggaaaagagggaaaacaaatttatctttTCCCTTATATTAATAAGTAAGTTCATTTATAAGtcgtcaattattactatttcatgttttaaatataggGATCATgacagttacttgtcttatccaCGGTTGATAAGATTtttgtgtggttttgttccctaACAAAAGTCATCCACACATCTAAAGCATATACTT
This genomic interval carries:
- the LOC137817518 gene encoding subtilisin-like protease SBT1.2 translates to MACPHVSGIAARSLGSPELDPYSIKPTIMTTAESTNHTGRPILDENQPARVFDMGVGHVNPQRELNPGLMYDIRSDDYIIHLCRLEYTRSEIFSITHKNVSYNVVMKMNRGFNLNYLSLSVICKDGKRRKMFRKRLQNVGSPNSIYSVEVMAPKGVKVIAKPKRLGFKQTL